From Vigna unguiculata cultivar IT97K-499-35 chromosome 5, ASM411807v1, whole genome shotgun sequence, the proteins below share one genomic window:
- the LOC114184248 gene encoding disease resistance RPP13-like protein 4, producing MSIRTNKMKAVAVLLKQLTTTRRKFHERGRDESFDGKLEKLRLDLNKIKDVFVEVKKKEEELLDTLAQVYDHLRKLERVKLDEDMNGICQRIRDSAHNLLPTLVFDDSSKEEDDKIFHSSKDLVQPHQDSWTMEDYDQLSLPSRNCLLSLFIFPENAVIKKRNAINLWIGEGLITNNKKETAEEEGEDVIDDLLKCGVIVRCGNGNDPFANRFRILPGDLHGVSNLIRDFDYIRSSPLQLDSKKVTVGGVHTKNVTLRNIFNIGASYLNFRPQWTTELRNLEVLQLGRWQDSALHHIEVGSQEFLKDLRYLKELKYLSLRGMSRIFEVPSSIAELEKLLILDVKACHNLERLPDDISSMKSLTHLIMSDCCLLEGMPKGIEKLTNLEVLKGLLISTPEKTPCKISDLVNLGKLRQLSIRIGSEAEIRDGEFKGLEDFLALEKLKISWSVSDPKYAYIGVILPSSLRKLHLECFPGKSLEGWVLPIIHRFRFISTELKITGGKLESMEVNVERGTVEIVRLKYLKQLKVDIDYLKALFPELRYVEVKQVSNISYLQHQWPWPYELAFKP from the coding sequence ATGTCGATTCGAACAAACAAGATGAAAGCAGTAGCTGTGTTGCTGAAGCAGTTGACGACAACAAGGAGGAAATTCCATGAGAGGGGAAGAGATGAATCATTTGATGGGAAGTTGGAGAAGTTGAGGTTGGATCTGAACAAGATAAAAGATGTGTTTGTggaagtgaagaagaaggaagaagaattGCTTGACACATTAGCACAGGTGTATGACCATCTTCGCAAGTTAGAACGCGTGAAACTGGATGAAGACATGAATGGCATTTGCCAGAGAATCAGAGATTCTGCTCACAACTTGCTCCCAACGCTTGTTTTTGATGACTCATCTAAGGAGGAGGATGACAAAATATTTCACTCATCAAAAGACTTGGTGCAGCCCCATCAAGATAGTTGGACTATGGAAGATTATGACCAACTAAGCCTTCCATCAAGAAATTGCTTGTTATCTCTCTTCATTTTTCCTGAGAACGCtgtgataaagaaaagaaatgcaATTAATTTGTGGATTGGAGAGGGTTTGATTACAAATAATAAGAAGGAAACAGCAGAGGAAGAGGGCGAGGATGTGATTGATGATCTTTTGAAATGTGGTGTGATTGTACGCTGTGGCAATGGAAATGATCCCTTTGCCAATAGATTTCGAATTCTTCCAGGAGACCTTCATGGTGTGTCGAATTTAATTAGAGATTTCGATTATATCAGATCATCGCCGTTACAGCTTGATAGTAAAAAGGTTACGGTAGGTGGGGTTCATACAAAAAATGTGACTTtacgtaatatttttaatattggtGCAAGTTATCTGAATTTCAGACCGCAATGGACCACTGAATTGAGGAATTTAGAGGTGCTTCAACTTGGGCGTTGGCAAGATTCAGCTTTGCATCACATTGAAGTTGGGAGTCAAGAATTCTTGAAAGATCTGAGATATCTGAAAGAGTTGAAGTATCTGAGTCTGCGTGGGATGTCGAGAATATTCGAGGTTCCATCCTCCATTGCAGAACTTGAGAAGCTACTGATTCTTGATGTGAAAGCATGCCATAATTTGGAAAGACTACCTGATGATATTTCATCAATGAAAAGTCTGACACACCTTATTATGTCTGATTGTTGCTTACTGGAGGGCATGCCAAAGGGGATTGAGAAGCTCACTAATCTGGAAGTACTCAAGGGATTATTAATAAGCACTCCTGAAAAGACTCCTTGCAAAATATCAGATCTGGTAAATTTGGGAAAACTAAGGCAACTCAGCATACGTATTGGAAGTGAGGCCGAGATCAGGGATGGGGAGTTTAAAGGTTTGGAAGATTTTTTAGCACTTGAGAAGCTGAAGATATCTTGGAGTGTGTCTGATCCAAAGTACGCTTATATTGGTGTTATTTTGCCATCAAGTTTGAGAAAGTTACATCTTGAATGTTTTCCTGGAAAGTCTTTGGAAGGATGGGTTCTGCCAATCATTCATAGGTTCAGGTTCATATCGACGGAGCTAAAGATAACTGGAGGAAAACTAGAAAGTATGGAAGTAAATGTTGAACGGGGGACTGTGGAAATAGTACGTCTGAAGTACCTTAAGCAATTGAAGGTGGACATAGACTATTTGAAAGCATTGTTTCCTGAGCTGAGATATGTAGAAGTTAAACAAGTCTCAAACATTTCATACCTTCAACATCAATGGCCATGGCCATATGAACTAGCCTTCAAGCCTTAA
- the LOC114184276 gene encoding NAD(P)H-quinone oxidoreductase subunit S, chloroplastic-like, with protein sequence MATFATLHGLHNPFPRSQFLGQEHPLRPPPKAPPTHEMLKPQAKFNIFEMMGGRGLCNGEKGIQQELKRQPIVVDQPPPSASSGKEEEEDDDENGDEGGEVPEDGFEKEMMGLTGGFPGGEKGLKKFIEKELSSKTR encoded by the coding sequence ATGGCTACTTTTGCTACTCTCCACGGCTTGCACAACCCTTTTCCTCGATCTCAATTCCTAGGCCAAGAACACCCTCTCAGACCACCACCAAAAGCTCCACCAACTCATGAGATGCTAAAGCCACAAGCCAAGTTCAACATATTTGAAATGATGGGAGGGAGAGGACTGTGCAATGGAGAAAAGGGTATTCAGCAAGAGCTCAAAAGACAACCTATTGTTGTTGACCAGCCTCCACCATCAGCATCAAgtggaaaagaagaagaagaagatgatgatgaaaatggtGATGAAGGTGGTGAGGTTCCAGAAGATGGTTTTGAGAAAGAAATGATGGGACTTACTGGGGGGTTCCCTGGAGGTGAGAAAGGGTTGAAAAAATTCATTGAGAAAGAACTCTCCTCCAAAACCAGATAA
- the LOC114183742 gene encoding uncharacterized protein LOC114183742: MLIGHADHISESRSVKDQIAESGSDLVDDEEEDYLEQILYSASFEELASNSVKYDTVIWLAISLLLVLAWGIGLFMLLYLPIRRYVLQKDFSSRRLYVTHTEVVYKVSRPSFIPFWGTVTIERRVPLSLVIDIIIEQGCLQSIYGIHTFRLESIAHGKAAPVDELQVQGVYDPSLLRKMIVTEASKITQDVSTSAMHAAPITDVENISLMPAATEGSVDLRSPSKSLKMAGSSHASLERRLAGGLLLTKLEEVNKSVKRLELLIEKSHASPSIR; the protein is encoded by the exons ATGTTGATTGGTCACGCAGATCACATATCGGAGTCTAGGTCAGTTAAGGATCAGATAGCTGAGTCTGGGTCTGATTTAGTTGATGATGAAGAGGAAGATTATTTGGAACAGATACTCTACTCAGCATCGTTTGAAGAGCTTGCAAGCAACAGCGTTAAATACGACACAGTCATATGGCTTGCTATATCATTGCTACTGGTTTTGGCTTGGGGAATTGGCCTTTTTATGTTGCTTTACCTGCCCATCAGGAGATATGTACTCCAAAAGGATTTTTCTTCTCGCAGATTATATGTTACACATACTGAAGTGGTTTATAAG GTATCAAGGCCTTCATTTATACCATTTTGGGGGACCGTGACAATTGAGAGGCGTGTACCTCTTTCTCTGGtgattgatattattattgaacAAG GTTGCCTGCAGTCTATATATGGCATTCATACTTTTCGACTTGAAAGTATAGCACATGGAAAAGCTGCTCCTGTAGATGAGCTACAAGTTCAGGGAGTTTATGACCCTTCTCTTTTGAGAAAG ATGATCGTAACCGAGgcttcaaagatcacacaagaTGTAAGTACAAGTGCGATGCATGCTGCTCCAATCACAGATGTGGAAAACATCTCTCTTATGCCAGCAGCTACTGAGGGATCAGTTGATTTGAGATCACCATCAAAAAGTCTGAAG ATGGCAGGCTCATCACATGCTTCATTGGAGCGCAGACTAGCTGGAGGGTTGCTGCTTACTAAACTTGAAGAAGTCAATAAATCAGTAAAG AGACTTGAGCTGCTTATTGAGAAGTCGCATGCTTCTCCCTCCATCAGATGA